A window of the Canis lupus baileyi chromosome 1, mCanLup2.hap1, whole genome shotgun sequence genome harbors these coding sequences:
- the TIMM21 gene encoding mitochondrial import inner membrane translocase subunit Tim21, producing MICTFLRAARCAEKLCRSSGKPLFPPHFVLNRARLKTASGLSWGLREQKKAVRPESILGVTQKTIWTQRQSPQRAGDDGSKQVSVHSQRGEPVVSTSQKVKEAGRDFTYLIVVLIGITVTGGLFYTIFKELFSSSSPNKIYGKALEKCRSHPEVISIFGEPVKGYGEATRRGRRQHVSFIEYVKDGLKHMRVKFYIEGSEPGKQGTVHLEVKENPESGEYEFRYIFVELEPHPRRTIIIEDNRS from the exons ATGATTTGTACTTTCTTACGAGCTGCGCGGTGTGCGGAGAAGCTGTGCAGGTCGTCAGGGAAGCCGTTGTTTCCGCCACACTTCGTGCTTAACAGAGCTCGCTTGAAGACCGCGTCGGGTTTGAGCTGGGGTCTGCGAGAGCAAAAGAAAGCGGTACGACCTGAGAGTATCCTTGGAGTCACCCAGAAAACCATCTGGACGCAGAGGCAGAGCCCCCAGAGGGCAGGAGACGACGGCAGCAAACAAGTGTCCGTGCACAGCCAGAGAGGGGAACCCGTCGTCTCAACGTCACAGAAAG tgaaagaagctggaagagattTTACCTATTTGATAGTGGTGCTTATTGGAATCACCGTCACAG GTGGCTTGTTTTACACaattttcaaagaacttttttCTTCATCCAGTCCTAATAAGATCTATGGGAAAGCCTTAGAAAAATGCAGATCACACCCCGAG GTCATCAGCATCTTCGGGGAGCCCGTGAAGGGCTACGGGGAGGCGACGCGCCGTGGACGGAGACAGCACGTCAG TTTTATTGAATATGTAAAGGATGGGCTGAAACACATGCGTGTGAAGTTCTACATCGAGGGCTCCGAGCCTGGGAAACAAGGAACAGTGCATCTTGAAGTGAAGGAG aacCCAGAAAGTGGCGAATATGAATTTCGATACATATTTGTTGAACTTGAGCCCCACCCTAGAAGAACTATCATCATCGAAGACAATCGATCCTGA